A region of Ornithodoros turicata isolate Travis chromosome 5, ASM3712646v1, whole genome shotgun sequence DNA encodes the following proteins:
- the LOC135396042 gene encoding RNA-binding protein Pasilla-like, whose amino-acid sequence MATGLGGVNGCPEPDIGDSRKRPLDSELDIGATKRSHHGGGNGTYHFKILVPAVAAGAIIGKGGETIALLQKEAGARVKMSKSNDFYPGTTERVCLITGSVEGVLRIHEFIMEKIKEKPDPNAKIAIDFDHKQPAEREKQVKILVPNSTAGMIIGKGGSYIKQIKEESSAYVQISQKSKDHALAERCITVIGELDNNKKACQLILAQIVEDPQSGSCLHVSYAEVTGPVANFNPTGSPYANPSSVHSTANKSNASYSSNGSLNSLSPTASGNYGSPPQGAVAQFTGMPPNMSGSVAQLLENIKAMLRSNGYTEQATADIASAMGTLASYGVLGPNLGALLAGVNGALLAPPSGGQLQMGGGNQQAAYPASPMDATPSMVTGGSGIFGPVGSVGGGQPSTFGSPTVRGDRYHPDAVFDPFRRNSPALGSPGAGGGSTLPINNNSFGLGTGLGGVSPQMCKTPPPSGPEKAAVPSDSIKRDLEVGENIVGAILGPRRKSLVEIQRFSGAAIQISKKGIFAPGTRNRIVSITGSPNAVSTAQYLIEQQIAEEEAKRAQQNAMGVLR is encoded by the exons ATGGCGACGGGGTTAGGAGGTGTGAATGGATGTCCCGAGCCAGATATTGGAGATTCTAGGAAGAGGCCTTTGGATTCTGAGCTTGATATTGGGGCAACGAAAAGGTCGCATCACGGTGGAGGCAATGGGACATACCACTTCAAGATACTGGTGCCTGCAGTGGCTGCAGGTGCCATCATTGGCAAAGGCGGCGAAACAATTGCACTTCTTCAGAAAGAAGCAGGAGCCAGGGTGAAAATGTCCAAGTCCAATGACTTTTACCCAGGAACGACTGAGCGAGTCTGTCTTATCACAGGAAGCGTAGAAGGTGTACTACGAATTCACGAGTTTATTATGGAGAAAATCAAGGAGAAACCTGACCCCAATGCAAAGATTGCCATCGATTTTGACCACAAACAACCCGCTGAACGTGAGAAGCAG GTGAAGATCCTAGTTCCTAACAGCACAGCTGGAATGATCATTGGCAAAGGGGGTAGCTACATCAAGCAGATCAAAGAAGAAAGCAGTGCTTACGTGCAAATTTCGCAGAAGTCAAAGGACCATGCTCTGGCTGAACGTTGCATCACTGTGATTGGTGAATTGGACAACAACAAGAAGGCCTGCCAGCTGATTCTGGCCCAGATTGTGGAGGACCCACAGAGCGGCAGCTGCCTGCACGTGAGCTATGCTGAAGTGACTGGCCCCGTGGCCAACTTCAACCCCACTGGCTCTCCCTATGCCAATCCATCGAGCGTGCACTCGACGGCTAATAAGAGCAACGCGAGCTACAGTTCTAATGGAAGCCTAAACAGCCTCAGCCCGACTGCCTCTGGCAACTATGGCAGCCCCCCGCAGGGGGCGGTGGCTCAATTCACTGGAATGCCCCCGAACATGAGTGGTAGTGTGGCACAGCTGCTGGAAAACATCAAGGCGATGCTACGGTCCAACGGCTACACAGAGCAGGCCACTGCAGATATTGCGTCTGCCATGGGGACTCTGGCAAGTTACGGCGTCCTCGGGCCGAACCTCGGAGCACTGCTGGCCGGAGTGAACGGGGCACTGCTGGCTCCTCCAAGTGGTGGACAGCTGCAGATGGGAGGAGGGAACCAGCAGGCGGCTTACCCGGCCTCGCCAATGGATGCCACTCCTTCGATGGTGACCGGAGGGTCGGGCATCTTCGGCCCGGTCGGCAGCGTCGGGGGCGGTCAACCCAGCACTTTTGGCTCCCCCACTGTGCGCGGGGACCGCTACCACCCGGACGCGGTGTTCGACCCATTCCGTCGCAACTCGCCCGCCCTGGGGTCTCCTGGCGCCGGTGGGGGCAGCACTCTGCCGATAAACAACAATTCCTTCGGGCTGGGCACGGGTCTTGGCGGCGTGTCTCCCCAGATGTGCAAGACCCCTCCGCCGAGCGGCCCCGAGAAAGCGGCCGTGCCTTCGGACTCCATCAAGAGGGACTTGGAAGTGGGAGAGAACATCGTAGGGGCTATCCTGGGCCCCAGAAGGAAATCGCTCGTCGAGATCCAGCGCTTCAGTGGTGCTGCCATCCAGATTTCAAAGAAGGGCATCTTTGCCCCTGGGACACGCAATCGTATTGTGAGCATCACGGGGTCGCCCAATGCGGTGTCGACTGCACAGTATCTGATCGAGCAGCAGATAGCGGAGGAAGAGGCCAAACGTGCCCAGCAGAATGCCATGGGGGTGCTACGTTAG